From Gammaproteobacteria bacterium:
AGGCCATCGGCTTCACCATCGAGCGCCTGCGCTTCGGCGAGGTGGACAACTTCTGGGCGCGGCGCGGCGACGCCGAGCCGCTGTATGCCTTCGCCGGCCACACCGACGTGGTGCCCACGGGAGACGAGGCCAACTGGAAATATCCGCCCTTCGAGCCCACCCTCGACGACGGCATGCTCTACGGCCGCGGCACGGCAGACATGAAGGGCAGCCTCGCCGCCATGGTCACCGCCTGCGAACGCTTCATCAAAGCGCACCCGGATCACAAGGGCTCCATCGGCTTTCTCATCACCAGCGACGAGGAAGGCCCGGCCGTGGACGGCACGGTGAAGGTGGTCGAGCACCTGCAGGCGCGCGGTGAGAAGATGACCGGCTGCCTGGTGGGCGAGCCTTCCTCCACCGCGCGCGTCGGCGACGTGATCAAGAACGGCCGTCGTGGCTCACTGGGCGGCAAGTTGATCGTGCGCGGCGTACAGGGCCACGTGGCCTATCCGCACCTGGCGAAGAACCCCATCCACCTCGCCGCCCCGGCGCTGGCGGAGCTGGCCAGCGCGCAGTGGGACGCGGGCAACGAATTCTTCCCCGCCACCACCTTTCAGATCTCCAACATCAACGGCGGCACCGGCGCCACCAATGTCATCCCCGGCGAGTTGGAGGTGTGGTTCAACTTCCGCTTCTCCACCGAGGTCACGCCCGAAGAACTGCAACGGCAGGTCGAAGCAATTCTAGACAAGCACGGCCTCGACTATGACCTGAAATGGGAACTCTCCGGCCTGCCCTTCCTCACCGCCAGCGGCGCGCTGGTGGACGCCGCGGTGAAGGCCGTGCAGGCGGTCACCGGACAGACCCCGGAACTCTCCACCGCCGGCGGCACCTCCGACGGCCGCTTCATCGCCCCCACCGGCGCCCAGGTGCTGGAGCTGGGCCCGCTCAACGCCACCATCCACAAGGTGGACGAATGCGTCAGCGTGGCCGATCTCGACCTGTTGTCAGAAATGTACGAACGCATCCTGCAGGAACTACTGCTGGCTTGAGGCCGGCAATTGGAAAGTAGAGGCTTCACTTTTAGAAGCCCTAAAAATCTTATTTCTCGCCAAG
This genomic window contains:
- a CDS encoding succinyl-diaminopimelate desuccinylase; the protein is AIGFTIERLRFGEVDNFWARRGDAEPLYAFAGHTDVVPTGDEANWKYPPFEPTLDDGMLYGRGTADMKGSLAAMVTACERFIKAHPDHKGSIGFLITSDEEGPAVDGTVKVVEHLQARGEKMTGCLVGEPSSTARVGDVIKNGRRGSLGGKLIVRGVQGHVAYPHLAKNPIHLAAPALAELASAQWDAGNEFFPATTFQISNINGGTGATNVIPGELEVWFNFRFSTEVTPEELQRQVEAILDKHGLDYDLKWELSGLPFLTASGALVDAAVKAVQAVTGQTPELSTAGGTSDGRFIAPTGAQVLELGPLNATIHKVDECVSVADLDLLSEMYERILQELLLA